The following are encoded in a window of Natranaeroarchaeum aerophilus genomic DNA:
- a CDS encoding amino acid permease, which translates to MADQELARDLGFLEAYTLGLGTMIGAGIFVLPGIVAESAGPASMIAFAIGGVVALLAALSLSELATGMPKAGGSYYYVNHALGSFFGTIIGFGMWAGLMFATAFYMLGFGQYLLNQPSSAPLVILAGLIMATLLVALNYRGVKETGSLQNVIVIFLVGLILTFIAVGVLAVNFGLLDPFAPQGWPAVGATAGTVFVTFIGFEVIATSAEEIKDPGRNLPLSMIAAVVTPTILYILVMFVSTGTLEISALAGSDVPVADVAAEAAGLFGALSLAGYTLEFAAVGSGIMIVGAILATISSANASILSAARVNFAMGRDQILTNWLNQIHERYQTPYRAIIATGVVILALIASPLPIDTLADVASFMFLITYALVHVAVVVLRRADPEAYEPDFRIPSVLYPTVPILGFLTCIAIMLQMGEVDAVFSVGTTEISLAPISWVQLIGVGIILASIAWYQFYAKEQAISTTLIGEAVAPQETETPENDVYRVVVPVANPATGGALIRYAAASAAGRDRTGEVVAVNVIEVPPQTSPSQIEFEEERVENQRTLLENARDVAEDLDIAVRTRAIVGRNAGDTLLSVVDEEDADHMLLGWGGERRRRDVLFGSTIDPILERAPCELTLVKDPSETPGRIVTLAGSGPNAPVSTRRAGELRRAFPDSTLTLLNVQPKPGADDAETDPTEVGQEAISAVASAAGLDADEYEPRVIVSDDVRGTLLDAVSEYETVCVGATGSSTVAQALYGSIPQTIVEQSTGTVLMARGENRTPRTFRRALIQRLSSQEEESS; encoded by the coding sequence ATGGCTGACCAGGAGTTAGCCCGCGATCTCGGCTTCCTCGAAGCGTACACGCTGGGACTGGGGACGATGATCGGTGCCGGGATCTTCGTGCTCCCGGGCATCGTCGCGGAGAGCGCAGGCCCGGCGAGTATGATCGCGTTCGCCATCGGCGGCGTCGTCGCCCTGCTTGCCGCACTCTCCCTTTCGGAGCTGGCGACAGGGATGCCCAAGGCGGGTGGAAGTTACTACTACGTGAACCACGCGCTCGGGAGTTTCTTCGGAACGATCATCGGCTTCGGGATGTGGGCCGGACTGATGTTCGCGACGGCGTTCTACATGCTCGGGTTCGGGCAGTACCTGCTGAATCAGCCATCGAGCGCACCGCTCGTGATTCTGGCGGGGCTCATCATGGCAACGCTCCTCGTCGCGCTCAACTACCGCGGTGTCAAAGAGACGGGGTCGCTCCAGAACGTCATCGTCATCTTTCTCGTTGGGCTGATTCTGACCTTCATCGCCGTGGGAGTGCTGGCAGTGAATTTCGGTCTCCTCGATCCGTTCGCGCCGCAGGGATGGCCGGCAGTCGGCGCGACCGCGGGAACAGTTTTCGTGACGTTCATTGGCTTCGAGGTGATCGCGACCAGTGCCGAAGAGATCAAAGATCCGGGTCGGAACCTTCCGCTGTCGATGATCGCGGCCGTCGTCACACCGACGATCCTCTACATTCTGGTGATGTTCGTCAGCACGGGGACGCTCGAAATCAGTGCGCTGGCTGGCTCGGACGTCCCGGTCGCCGACGTCGCCGCGGAAGCCGCCGGACTGTTCGGAGCGTTGAGTCTCGCCGGATACACGCTGGAGTTCGCCGCAGTCGGGTCCGGCATAATGATCGTCGGAGCCATTCTGGCGACGATTTCGTCGGCGAACGCGTCGATCCTCTCGGCCGCACGCGTCAACTTTGCGATGGGCCGTGATCAGATCCTGACGAACTGGTTGAACCAGATTCACGAGCGATACCAGACGCCGTATCGCGCCATAATCGCAACCGGTGTCGTCATTCTCGCGCTCATCGCCAGTCCGTTGCCGATCGATACGCTCGCCGACGTCGCTAGCTTTATGTTCCTCATCACCTACGCGCTCGTCCACGTGGCCGTGGTCGTGCTACGTCGGGCGGACCCGGAAGCGTACGAGCCCGACTTCCGGATTCCCTCGGTGCTGTATCCCACCGTCCCGATTCTCGGGTTCCTGACGTGTATCGCGATCATGCTCCAGATGGGAGAGGTCGATGCGGTCTTTTCGGTCGGGACGACCGAGATATCGCTCGCACCGATCTCGTGGGTCCAGCTGATCGGCGTCGGCATCATCCTTGCGAGCATCGCCTGGTATCAGTTCTACGCGAAAGAGCAGGCGATTTCGACGACGCTCATCGGCGAAGCAGTCGCACCGCAGGAGACAGAAACGCCCGAGAACGACGTCTACCGGGTCGTCGTTCCGGTGGCAAACCCCGCGACGGGAGGCGCGCTTATCCGATACGCCGCGGCGAGTGCGGCAGGCCGTGACCGAACCGGTGAGGTCGTTGCAGTCAACGTGATCGAGGTACCGCCACAGACCTCGCCCTCGCAGATCGAGTTCGAAGAAGAGCGCGTCGAAAATCAGCGGACGCTGCTGGAAAATGCACGGGACGTCGCCGAGGACCTCGATATCGCCGTCAGAACGCGGGCGATCGTCGGCCGAAACGCGGGCGATACGCTCCTGTCCGTCGTCGACGAGGAGGATGCAGATCACATGCTGCTCGGCTGGGGGGGCGAGCGGCGGCGGCGGGACGTCCTCTTCGGTAGCACGATCGATCCAATCCTCGAACGCGCACCGTGTGAGCTGACGCTCGTCAAGGACCCGAGCGAGACGCCCGGACGCATCGTGACGCTTGCCGGTAGCGGCCCGAACGCTCCCGTTTCGACCCGACGTGCGGGCGAGCTACGACGGGCGTTCCCGGACAGCACGCTGACCCTCCTGAACGTGCAGCCGAAACCGGGCGCGGACGACGCCGAAACGGACCCAACCGAGGTCGGCCAGGAAGCGATTTCGGCGGTCGCCAGCGCGGCCGGTCTTGACGCCGATGAGTACGAACCACGCGTTATCGTTAGCGACGACGTCCGTGGGACGCTCCTCGACGCAGTCTCGGAGTACGAGACGGTCTGTGTCGGCGCGACAGGATCGAGTACCGTTGCACAGGCGCTCTACGGCTCGATCCCACAGACCATCGTCGAGCAGAGTACCGGAACGGTACTGATGGCCCGCGGTGAGAATCGAACACCGCGAACGTTCCGTCGGGCGCTGATACAGCGACTGAGTAGCCAGGAAGAAGAATCCAGTTAA
- a CDS encoding ABC transporter ATP-binding protein — MLDRSPATTRSSDTETEAGENRPPAVRLDGVSHEYRLAGGRFRSGQTRSLQALRDVSLDVQPGTIVGIRGPSGSGKSTLLHAVSGLLVPTSGTVSLLGIDLTELGDRRRAQVRRRHVGIVFQGFHLLPSLSARANVALPLVGAGVGRTERRKRASELLDAVGLGERTTHLPGELSGGERQRVAIARALVTDPDVIVADEPTGELDTETGETVLDLLTELGRNRAVLVASHDATTLSVADRVLSLHDGQVVERDR; from the coding sequence ATACTCGATCGGTCCCCAGCAACGACACGTTCGAGCGATACCGAGACGGAGGCAGGTGAGAACCGGCCACCAGCAGTCCGACTCGACGGCGTCAGCCACGAGTATCGACTTGCTGGCGGACGATTCCGGTCAGGCCAGACCCGCTCCCTGCAGGCGCTCCGGGACGTCTCACTCGACGTACAGCCGGGAACGATCGTCGGGATACGGGGGCCGAGCGGGAGCGGGAAGTCGACACTGCTTCATGCAGTCTCCGGACTACTCGTCCCGACGAGTGGCACGGTCTCGCTGCTCGGGATCGATCTCACCGAGCTCGGCGACCGGCGGCGAGCACAGGTCCGTCGCCGTCACGTCGGGATCGTCTTCCAGGGCTTTCATCTGCTTCCCTCCCTGTCGGCCCGGGCGAACGTCGCGCTCCCGCTGGTTGGTGCCGGTGTCGGACGGACGGAGCGCCGAAAGCGAGCGAGCGAACTCCTCGACGCCGTCGGTCTCGGCGAACGCACGACGCACCTGCCGGGTGAACTCAGTGGCGGGGAGCGCCAGCGCGTCGCCATTGCGCGGGCGCTTGTGACCGACCCTGACGTGATCGTCGCCGACGAGCCGACCGGCGAGCTCGATACGGAGACGGGAGAGACCGTCCTGGACCTGCTGACGGAACTCGGCCGGAACCGGGCGGTACTGGTCGCCTCGCATGACGCTACAACCCTTTCCGTCGCGGACCGGGTTCTCTCCCTGCACGACGGGCAGGTGGTCGAGCGTGACCGATGA
- a CDS encoding TrkH family potassium uptake protein, which produces MRWQIDWRASLSLVGTVVKYLALTMLIPLTVAVIYWEDVWVFVASMLIAVTIGLSLERLDPDPDLGPEEALLLVAISWFAAALIGAIPYLLAGYGTASTLAHPVNALFESTSGFTTTGATVLGEISFERHSHALLIWRQLTQWLGGMGIIVLMIAILPELAVNGAQLMSSEAPGPELQKLTPKIAETARALWLVYFGFTILLICILYGLHLAGQAPNMNLYNAVAHGFTTLPTGGFSPQADSIAAFSAIVQWVIIPFMVIAGVNFALFWHLLRGEAREMLNNTEFRAYTGAIAIFIAILSFLLARGAAPVLDLGGATEGLTENTVRQAAFQIGSLMNSTGYATSDFAQWDGHAQIFLLFVMFVGGSAGSTGGGVKVIRWLVVLKAVRRELFVTAHPDAVRPVRLGGNIVSEDAVRGIVAFTLLYLLLFAVSAVLISLDSARIGYQLTALEAISASLATIGNIGPGFGSLGPFGSYLQFSDASKLLMIFLMWVGRLEIVPVLALFVSGLDQ; this is translated from the coding sequence GTGAGATGGCAGATCGACTGGCGGGCGAGTCTCAGCCTCGTCGGAACGGTCGTGAAGTATCTCGCGCTCACGATGCTGATCCCGCTGACCGTCGCCGTCATCTACTGGGAGGACGTCTGGGTGTTCGTCGCGTCCATGCTGATCGCTGTCACGATCGGGCTCTCGCTCGAACGGCTCGATCCCGATCCCGATCTCGGACCGGAAGAGGCGCTGTTGCTTGTTGCCATCTCGTGGTTTGCAGCGGCACTGATCGGTGCGATCCCATATCTGCTCGCCGGCTACGGCACCGCCTCGACGCTGGCACATCCGGTGAACGCGCTGTTCGAGTCGACGAGCGGCTTTACGACGACCGGGGCGACCGTGCTGGGCGAGATCAGTTTCGAGCGACACTCCCACGCACTGTTGATCTGGCGACAGCTCACACAGTGGCTCGGCGGGATGGGAATTATCGTGCTGATGATCGCTATTCTCCCCGAGCTGGCGGTCAACGGCGCGCAGCTAATGAGCTCGGAAGCACCCGGCCCGGAGTTACAGAAACTGACGCCGAAGATCGCCGAGACGGCGCGAGCGCTCTGGCTGGTCTACTTCGGCTTTACCATCCTGCTCATCTGCATCCTCTACGGGCTCCATCTGGCCGGACAGGCGCCGAACATGAACCTCTACAACGCCGTTGCACACGGCTTCACGACCCTCCCGACGGGCGGGTTCTCCCCGCAGGCCGACAGCATCGCGGCCTTTTCGGCGATCGTCCAGTGGGTAATCATCCCCTTCATGGTGATTGCGGGAGTGAACTTCGCGCTGTTCTGGCACCTGCTCCGCGGCGAGGCCCGTGAGATGCTCAACAACACCGAGTTCCGGGCGTACACCGGTGCGATCGCGATCTTCATCGCGATCCTGTCGTTCCTGCTCGCCCGCGGTGCCGCACCAGTCCTCGACCTCGGCGGCGCGACCGAGGGGCTTACCGAGAACACGGTCCGGCAGGCGGCGTTCCAGATCGGCTCGCTGATGAACTCGACCGGATACGCGACGAGCGACTTCGCACAGTGGGACGGCCACGCACAGATCTTCCTCCTCTTCGTGATGTTCGTCGGCGGCTCGGCCGGGTCGACAGGTGGTGGTGTCAAAGTCATTCGCTGGCTGGTCGTACTCAAAGCGGTTCGGCGTGAGCTGTTCGTCACCGCACATCCGGACGCAGTCCGTCCCGTCCGACTCGGCGGAAACATCGTTAGCGAGGATGCCGTCAGAGGGATCGTGGCGTTCACACTCCTGTATCTCCTCTTGTTTGCCGTCTCCGCGGTCCTCATTTCGCTCGATTCCGCGCGGATCGGCTATCAGTTGACGGCGCTCGAAGCGATCAGTGCCTCGCTGGCGACGATCGGAAACATCGGACCGGGCTTTGGCTCGCTCGGCCCGTTCGGGAGTTATCTCCAGTTCTCCGACGCCTCGAAACTGCTGATGATCTTCCTGATGTGGGTCGGCAGACTGGAGATCGTCCCAGTTCTCGCACTGTTCGTCAGCGGCCTGGACCAGTGA
- a CDS encoding ABC transporter permease, whose amino-acid sequence MSRNKNIVRTTAIFGIAAAQLRRSPGRTALTVLAVAVAVLSVTLLASLGVGVVDVGEESLGDADRDLWLTAEGSETDNGIVDASEVAASIDDREDVRTAAPIALHDVYLGSDEGELRRVPAVGVHETHRGYGFQEGDGFELEPADYRDAPRSDSVRSEIVLDPRTAAALDVSVGGTVRIGASREHADREFTVVGTSAHHSTLLGEPAATVPLADLQYITGTSGTDRATFVMADTTDDADGAVVRDEIQEEYPEYAVRTSDEQVEMMLTDRPVVIASGATLVGLAVVGSTILLVNLFVLVAYQQRDELAALRAIGLSQRLLAATIGAQGLFVGIFGGLLGIAATPLLRNVLNRVAASTVGIEGLLITPTEVYVAGFALALALGGIVAVVTGWHAGRYAQLERLNV is encoded by the coding sequence ATGAGCCGGAACAAAAACATCGTCCGGACGACCGCCATCTTCGGCATCGCGGCGGCACAGCTCCGACGCTCGCCCGGTCGGACCGCCCTGACCGTGCTGGCTGTCGCGGTCGCCGTACTCTCCGTGACCCTACTGGCGAGCCTCGGTGTCGGCGTCGTCGACGTGGGCGAGGAGAGCCTCGGGGATGCCGACCGGGATCTCTGGCTCACGGCGGAGGGGTCGGAAACGGACAACGGAATCGTCGACGCGAGCGAGGTCGCGGCATCGATAGACGACAGAGAGGACGTCCGAACCGCCGCACCGATCGCATTACACGACGTGTATCTGGGATCTGATGAGGGTGAACTCCGGCGCGTTCCGGCGGTCGGCGTTCACGAGACCCACCGCGGCTACGGCTTCCAGGAGGGCGACGGTTTCGAACTCGAACCTGCGGATTATCGGGACGCGCCACGCTCGGACTCCGTGCGGAGCGAGATCGTCCTCGATCCGCGAACCGCCGCGGCGCTCGACGTCTCGGTCGGCGGCACCGTCCGGATCGGCGCGAGCAGGGAGCACGCCGACCGGGAGTTCACTGTCGTCGGCACGTCCGCCCACCACTCGACGCTACTCGGGGAACCCGCCGCGACCGTCCCGCTCGCCGACCTGCAGTATATTACCGGGACAAGCGGGACCGACCGGGCGACGTTCGTGATGGCAGATACCACGGACGACGCCGACGGCGCGGTCGTTCGCGACGAGATCCAGGAGGAGTATCCCGAGTACGCCGTCCGGACGAGCGACGAGCAGGTCGAGATGATGCTCACCGACAGGCCGGTCGTGATCGCAAGCGGGGCCACGCTGGTCGGTCTCGCAGTCGTCGGCAGTACCATTCTGCTGGTCAACCTGTTCGTCCTCGTCGCCTACCAGCAGCGTGACGAACTCGCCGCGCTGCGAGCAATTGGGCTTTCACAACGCCTGCTCGCCGCCACGATCGGCGCACAGGGGCTGTTCGTCGGGATCTTCGGCGGGCTGCTCGGGATCGCCGCGACGCCGCTGCTCAGAAACGTGTTGAACCGCGTGGCTGCGTCGACCGTGGGTATCGAAGGGTTGCTGATAACGCCGACCGAGGTGTACGTCGCCGGGTTCGCGCTCGCGCTCGCACTTGGCGGAATCGTCGCAGTCGTCACCGGCTGGCACGCGGGACGCTATGCACAACTTGAGCGGCTGAACGTATGA
- a CDS encoding ABC transporter permease, producing MTDDGGRRGRFSGLVGLALTRLWKQATRTTSGRLVATVAGVALTIALLLLVTGIALALAGNGIAAADDADVRIAPTEETVVASVDGVEGVRLGATNENAESIRGQEEIDHASPVLVESARLEPSDGDESQIVLLVGVVPDDEPRTVAGLSTAALEPGDPHYADGAYDGPRAEELVLSETAAERFEGDPERLVRASDRSDRDIGFDVTAVEATEENHSVALVHLGDLQSLAGTESDGLADRVLVWGNSDAATAAGEDRYPDATVQQTAATNPAALFDDDLAFATSLIALVVGIGICASFITTTMGMTVEEDRQVLAVLEAIGFPAYSRLAVVGISTLATTLAGAVLGVGLGWLGILAVNRLVEATVAVAHPLFVPYAVGIALVSGLLAVPYPLVVAARTTVLDEVGR from the coding sequence GTGACCGATGACGGCGGCCGCCGCGGCCGATTCAGCGGACTGGTCGGACTCGCCCTGACGCGCCTCTGGAAACAGGCGACCCGGACGACGTCGGGACGCCTCGTCGCCACGGTCGCGGGCGTCGCCCTGACGATTGCATTGCTCTTGCTCGTTACTGGTATCGCACTCGCACTTGCAGGCAACGGAATCGCGGCTGCAGACGACGCGGACGTCCGGATCGCCCCCACCGAGGAAACCGTCGTGGCGTCAGTAGACGGCGTCGAGGGGGTGAGGCTCGGGGCGACCAACGAAAACGCCGAATCGATCCGAGGACAGGAGGAGATCGATCATGCCTCGCCGGTACTCGTCGAATCTGCCCGCCTCGAACCGTCCGACGGCGACGAATCACAGATCGTACTGCTGGTCGGCGTCGTCCCCGACGACGAGCCTCGAACTGTCGCCGGGCTGTCGACTGCGGCGCTCGAACCGGGCGATCCCCACTACGCCGACGGCGCGTACGACGGCCCACGAGCGGAGGAACTCGTGCTCTCCGAGACGGCAGCCGAACGGTTCGAAGGCGACCCCGAGCGACTTGTTCGCGCCAGCGACCGAAGCGACCGGGATATTGGCTTCGACGTCACGGCGGTCGAAGCGACGGAGGAGAACCACTCAGTCGCGCTCGTTCACCTCGGCGACCTCCAGTCGCTGGCCGGGACGGAGAGCGACGGTCTCGCCGATCGAGTGCTGGTGTGGGGCAATAGCGATGCGGCCACCGCCGCGGGCGAAGATCGCTATCCTGATGCGACGGTCCAGCAAACGGCGGCGACGAACCCCGCGGCGCTGTTCGACGACGACCTCGCGTTCGCCACGAGCCTGATCGCGCTCGTGGTTGGAATCGGGATCTGTGCCTCCTTTATTACGACGACGATGGGGATGACCGTCGAGGAGGACCGGCAGGTGCTCGCAGTGCTCGAAGCCATCGGCTTTCCGGCGTACAGCCGACTCGCAGTCGTGGGCATTTCGACGCTCGCAACGACGCTTGCCGGAGCCGTGCTCGGGGTGGGACTGGGCTGGCTCGGCATCCTCGCCGTGAACCGCCTCGTCGAGGCGACCGTCGCCGTTGCCCATCCACTGTTCGTCCCCTACGCGGTCGGTATTGCACTCGTCTCGGGATTGCTTGCCGTTCCGTACCCGCTCGTCGTCGCCGCACGGACCACCGTCCTGGACGAGGTGGGACGATGA
- a CDS encoding sensor histidine kinase, protein MSTSTGGTSTTLLFAGLGSALGIVAAGSAMIGTRPLLLSVTGSVPGSVVTVLVGVGALCAGFVLGITHERHMTDESSESPATASSTPDQFRMFFEHAPIPAVGVSIDEEGQPVVEHVNANFEEVFGFDAETLKDESLAAHIVPPEKRDTSAALVGELDDGCIVEGEVQRETNRGFRTFAFTGVPVGMDESEVDAYAIYSDVTTEQEQRQRLQVLYRVLRHDLRNRMNVVKGNAEIICEEITDPELREWAEALSASADELIELSSQTRQIERSLDAGDYARHTIDAADLVEDVLGEVSTQYPEVESQYTTPDELHVVANGLIDTAVKNAIKNAFEHNVGPDQNVDVTVRAASRNYAEISIRDDGPGIPESERRLFDGGSEITQLQHASGLGLWLLNWIVTQSGGEIELTDTTPTGTDVRIRLPLAYRETEPAGTADEVAGD, encoded by the coding sequence ATGAGTACCAGCACCGGCGGGACCTCGACGACACTGCTGTTTGCAGGCCTCGGGAGCGCGCTGGGTATCGTTGCAGCGGGATCGGCGATGATTGGTACAAGGCCCTTACTGCTCTCGGTAACTGGGTCCGTGCCGGGGAGTGTTGTCACCGTGCTGGTGGGAGTCGGTGCCCTCTGTGCCGGTTTCGTGCTGGGGATTACGCACGAGCGTCACATGACCGATGAATCGTCAGAAAGCCCGGCGACGGCAAGCTCGACTCCGGACCAGTTTCGGATGTTCTTCGAGCACGCCCCGATCCCAGCGGTTGGGGTCAGTATCGACGAGGAGGGGCAACCGGTCGTCGAACACGTCAATGCGAACTTCGAGGAAGTGTTCGGGTTCGACGCGGAGACCCTCAAAGACGAATCGCTCGCGGCGCATATCGTCCCGCCGGAAAAACGCGATACGTCGGCCGCTCTCGTCGGAGAACTGGATGACGGGTGCATCGTTGAGGGGGAAGTCCAGCGCGAGACGAACAGGGGCTTTCGCACATTCGCGTTCACGGGAGTCCCGGTCGGTATGGACGAGAGCGAAGTCGACGCCTACGCGATTTACTCCGACGTCACGACCGAACAGGAGCAGCGCCAGCGGTTACAGGTCCTTTACCGCGTTCTCAGACACGACTTACGGAATCGTATGAACGTCGTGAAAGGGAATGCGGAGATCATCTGCGAGGAGATCACCGATCCCGAACTACGCGAGTGGGCCGAAGCACTCAGCGCCTCGGCGGACGAGTTGATCGAGCTCAGCAGCCAGACCAGACAGATCGAACGCTCGCTCGACGCGGGCGACTATGCCCGACACACCATTGATGCGGCAGACCTCGTAGAGGACGTGCTCGGGGAGGTCTCGACCCAGTATCCCGAGGTCGAGAGCCAGTACACCACGCCGGACGAGCTACACGTCGTCGCCAACGGCCTGATCGATACTGCGGTCAAGAACGCCATCAAGAACGCCTTCGAACACAACGTCGGTCCGGACCAGAACGTCGATGTTACCGTCCGCGCGGCATCTCGGAACTACGCCGAGATCAGTATCCGGGACGATGGGCCGGGGATCCCCGAGTCCGAACGCCGATTGTTCGACGGGGGAAGCGAGATCACCCAGCTCCAGCATGCGAGCGGGCTCGGGCTGTGGTTGCTCAACTGGATCGTCACACAGTCCGGCGGCGAAATCGAACTCACAGATACGACGCCGACGGGAACGGACGTCCGGATCCGGCTTCCACTCGCCTACCGGGAGACGGAGCCTGCGGGGACAGCAGACGAAGTCGCAGGCGACTGA
- the trkA gene encoding Trk system potassium transporter TrkA, which translates to MRVIVVGAGEVGRSIAENLTETHEVVVIERDNALVDDLTYDLDALVIQGDGTDLATLQQAGIEKSDMLIASTDIDEVNIVACGAAKTTGDIFTMARVKRHSLLKTWQNADDAFGVDFMASSDLLTAEAIFRLSGFPGAHDVDSFIGGLVRMAEFEIGANSPIVGHTVREADRWDSLTFAAVFRDEELIIPRGDTVIEQHDRVVVIGSPGSVKQFATDTVQSSSDVDEVVIVGGSEIGYHTARLFEEHGYHPDLIEQDHDRARDIAEWLPNTSVWEHDATDMEFLKREHIDKADMVVAALEHDDKNLLVSMLAQKLGVERKISIIENTEYAELFEAVGIDVAISPREETAEEIIRFTRGDQTEKIAMLEHDRAEVLELEISDDSKLVGRKIADAMDSLPECVVIGAISRNGELVIPRGDTVFEANDHVVLFTETQMIDELTALI; encoded by the coding sequence ATGCGCGTGATCGTGGTCGGTGCCGGTGAAGTCGGTCGATCGATCGCCGAAAACCTCACGGAGACCCACGAGGTCGTCGTCATCGAACGCGACAACGCGCTCGTCGATGATCTGACCTACGATCTGGACGCGCTGGTGATTCAGGGCGACGGCACCGATCTCGCCACCCTGCAGCAGGCCGGGATCGAGAAATCGGATATGCTGATCGCCTCGACCGATATCGACGAGGTGAATATCGTCGCCTGTGGCGCAGCGAAGACGACCGGCGATATCTTCACTATGGCGCGCGTCAAGCGTCACAGCCTCCTGAAGACCTGGCAGAACGCGGACGATGCCTTCGGCGTCGACTTCATGGCGAGTTCCGATCTGTTGACCGCCGAAGCGATCTTCCGCCTCTCCGGCTTTCCCGGTGCACACGATGTCGACTCGTTTATCGGCGGGCTCGTCCGGATGGCCGAGTTCGAAATCGGGGCGAACAGCCCTATCGTCGGACACACCGTCCGCGAGGCGGACCGATGGGATTCGCTCACGTTCGCCGCCGTCTTCCGGGACGAGGAACTGATCATCCCTCGCGGTGACACCGTCATCGAGCAACACGACCGAGTCGTCGTCATCGGAAGTCCGGGCTCGGTGAAACAGTTCGCCACGGACACCGTCCAGTCGAGCAGTGACGTCGACGAGGTCGTGATCGTCGGCGGGAGCGAGATCGGCTATCACACGGCGCGACTCTTCGAGGAACACGGCTATCACCCGGACCTGATCGAACAGGATCACGACCGGGCCCGTGACATCGCCGAGTGGCTCCCGAACACGTCCGTCTGGGAGCACGACGCGACGGACATGGAGTTTCTCAAACGTGAACACATCGACAAGGCGGATATGGTCGTCGCGGCGCTCGAACACGACGACAAGAACCTCCTCGTCTCGATGCTCGCCCAGAAACTCGGCGTCGAGCGCAAGATTTCAATAATCGAGAACACCGAATACGCGGAGCTGTTCGAGGCAGTCGGCATCGACGTCGCGATAAGCCCTCGGGAGGAGACGGCCGAGGAGATCATCCGCTTTACCCGGGGCGATCAGACGGAGAAGATCGCGATGCTGGAACACGACCGTGCGGAAGTGCTCGAACTCGAGATCAGCGACGACAGTAAACTCGTCGGGCGGAAAATCGCTGACGCGATGGACAGCCTTCCGGAGTGTGTGGTGATCGGTGCGATCTCACGAAACGGAGAACTCGTGATTCCGCGTGGTGATACGGTGTTCGAGGCGAACGACCACGTCGTCCTGTTCACCGAAACCCAGATGATCGACGAGCTGACTGCGCTGATTTAA